One part of the Magallana gigas chromosome 5, xbMagGiga1.1, whole genome shotgun sequence genome encodes these proteins:
- the LOC117691449 gene encoding probable glucosamine 6-phosphate N-acetyltransferase isoform X1, with product MKASGGSYIITVIEDTSTKKIVGNVVLHVELKFLQPSVKRGRLEDIAVLERYRGQQLGKLLMDVTTILCKKVGCFRVSLHCKDKFVPLYQKFGFYIDEPENIMWLDKNYLQS from the exons ATGAAGGCCAGTGGCGGATCCTACATCATTACTGTTATTGAGGACACCTCCACAAAGAAAATCGTGGGAAATGTTGTTTTACACGTGGAGCTGAAGTTTCTACAACCCAGTGTTAAG AGAGGCCGTTTAGAAGATATCGCAGTTTTAGAAAGGTACAGAGGACAGCAGCTAGGAAAACT TTTGATGGATGTGACGACCATTCTGTGTAAAAAAGTTGGCTGCTTTCGGGTTTCATTACACTGTAAAGACAAGTTTGTCCCACTCTACCAGAAGTTTGGGTTCTACATAGACGAGCCAGAGAACATCATGTGGCTGGATAAGAACTACCTCCAATCCTAG
- the LOC117691449 gene encoding probable glucosamine 6-phosphate N-acetyltransferase isoform X2: MKASGGSYIITVIEDTSTKKIVGNVVLHVELKFLQPSVKRGRLEDIAVLESLMDVTTILCKKVGCFRVSLHCKDKFVPLYQKFGFYIDEPENIMWLDKNYLQS; encoded by the exons ATGAAGGCCAGTGGCGGATCCTACATCATTACTGTTATTGAGGACACCTCCACAAAGAAAATCGTGGGAAATGTTGTTTTACACGTGGAGCTGAAGTTTCTACAACCCAGTGTTAAG AGAGGCCGTTTAGAAGATATCGCAGTTTTAGAAAG TTTGATGGATGTGACGACCATTCTGTGTAAAAAAGTTGGCTGCTTTCGGGTTTCATTACACTGTAAAGACAAGTTTGTCCCACTCTACCAGAAGTTTGGGTTCTACATAGACGAGCCAGAGAACATCATGTGGCTGGATAAGAACTACCTCCAATCCTAG